One region of Candidatus Paceibacterota bacterium genomic DNA includes:
- a CDS encoding immunoglobulin domain-containing protein: MMKKILLASLLSCLALVSVSADVIYYEGFNYADGYIVDVAGGNWANHSGAATGATISGQKLQNSGALAADVNRLLCTTEGCAYTNGVQILYASFTVRCATLPTSSQYFAHFKNASTAFQCRAFYLAGTQPGTWRLGIAGAAGTPNQTYPVDLATNVDYQVVVGWNPTTGEVNGIASAAAALWVNPIDSFETALVTSDAVANPPAPVAFAFRQPSSGAWVGVISNLCVATTFDEAAQSVWATNAFAPQVVYQPAGTNVFENQGFTLVAVANGQGLRNLTYQWKQNGSDVSNENGNSPIFIRSSATSGDSGTYTVVVTTPHGEFATSSGAIVNVSSAPVPPTITQQPVSTNAYYGQTVSLYCGATGPGTLSYAWYHNGNTVASEANANVSGDGTATLTIANLQSGNGTLGTYRCDVSNEYGTRIGSNAVVSASAVPTTTIYDLKGHVDDTFYLPTNTTALWSVTGVVTVYTNLTGAANMSIMIQDATGGIGVFWPGHGADRPAVGDSVTAIGTLAHFNSQLQININSGDPSNMLITNSHNNPLPTPYVLPLTFTNGVGYGGVSNVVRSYIGSRVTLTNVYFVSAPGTFGTGQQTLQVTNASGDRFTVFFNAAVTPAFSGQAIPTGPVNITAPMSYFLGSTAPDRSAGFQIIPTRYEDITTAAAAPTPVTIIGITPTEIQYSGGSGSQFVLYESTSVAAPLNTWTRTAQINPGTPGSFSITASGTQKFYSIKSE; encoded by the coding sequence ATGATGAAAAAAATCCTACTAGCCTCCTTACTCTCCTGTCTCGCCCTGGTCAGCGTCTCCGCCGACGTGATCTATTATGAAGGCTTCAACTATGCCGACGGGTATATCGTTGATGTCGCCGGCGGCAACTGGGCCAACCATAGCGGTGCCGCCACCGGCGCGACTATATCCGGGCAGAAGCTGCAGAACTCAGGCGCGCTGGCCGCCGACGTTAACCGGCTGCTATGCACGACAGAGGGGTGCGCTTACACCAACGGAGTGCAGATACTCTACGCCAGTTTCACCGTCAGGTGCGCTACTCTGCCGACGTCCTCGCAATACTTCGCGCACTTTAAGAATGCGAGCACTGCTTTTCAGTGCAGGGCGTTTTACCTGGCGGGGACCCAGCCGGGAACCTGGCGGCTGGGTATTGCTGGTGCCGCCGGCACCCCCAACCAGACATACCCGGTTGATCTCGCCACCAATGTTGACTATCAGGTGGTGGTCGGCTGGAATCCGACCACGGGCGAGGTCAACGGGATTGCATCAGCCGCAGCCGCGCTCTGGGTCAACCCGATTGATTCCTTTGAAACCGCTCTGGTTACGAGCGATGCCGTCGCAAATCCTCCCGCTCCTGTCGCCTTTGCCTTCCGGCAGCCCAGCTCCGGGGCGTGGGTCGGAGTCATCAGCAACCTCTGCGTCGCCACCACCTTCGACGAAGCGGCGCAGAGCGTGTGGGCGACCAATGCCTTTGCGCCTCAGGTCGTTTACCAGCCGGCCGGCACCAATGTCTTTGAAAACCAGGGTTTCACCCTCGTGGCGGTGGCCAATGGCCAGGGGCTCCGGAACCTGACCTACCAGTGGAAGCAGAACGGCTCGGACGTCAGCAATGAGAACGGCAACTCCCCCATCTTCATTCGCTCCAGCGCGACCTCCGGCGACAGCGGAACCTACACCGTTGTCGTTACGACTCCGCACGGTGAGTTTGCCACCAGCAGCGGGGCGATTGTGAATGTGAGTTCGGCGCCGGTGCCGCCCACCATCACCCAGCAGCCAGTGAGCACTAACGCCTACTACGGCCAGACCGTCTCCCTGTATTGCGGGGCGACCGGTCCCGGGACCCTAAGCTACGCCTGGTATCACAACGGCAACACGGTTGCTTCCGAAGCCAATGCCAACGTCAGCGGCGACGGCACGGCGACGCTGACCATCGCCAACCTGCAAAGCGGCAACGGGACGCTGGGCACCTACCGCTGCGATGTCTCGAACGAATACGGCACGAGGATTGGCTCGAACGCGGTAGTCTCCGCCAGCGCGGTGCCCACCACCACGATCTACGATCTGAAGGGCCATGTGGACGACACCTTCTATCTGCCGACCAACACCACCGCGCTGTGGTCGGTGACCGGCGTGGTGACAGTTTATACCAACCTGACGGGCGCGGCGAACATGTCCATCATGATCCAGGACGCCACGGGCGGCATCGGCGTGTTTTGGCCGGGGCACGGGGCGGACCGGCCGGCGGTGGGGGACAGCGTCACGGCCATCGGAACGCTGGCGCACTTCAACAGCCAGTTGCAGATCAACATCAACTCGGGCGATCCGTCCAACATGCTGATCACCAACAGCCACAACAACCCGCTGCCCACGCCCTATGTGCTGCCGCTGACCTTCACCAACGGCGTCGGCTACGGCGGGGTCTCGAACGTGGTGCGCAGCTACATCGGCTCGCGGGTGACGCTGACCAACGTTTACTTCGTTAGCGCCCCCGGCACTTTCGGAACCGGCCAGCAAACCCTGCAGGTCACCAACGCCAGCGGCGACCGGTTCACAGTCTTCTTCAACGCGGCGGTGACACCGGCTTTCTCAGGCCAGGCGATCCCGACCGGGCCGGTCAACATCACGGCGCCCATGAGCTACTTCCTGGGCAGCACAGCTCCCGACCGGAGCGCGGGCTTCCAGATCATTCCCACCCGCTACGAGGACATCACCACCGCGGCTGCAGCCCCCACGCCGGTGACCATCATCGGCATCACACCCACGGAGATCCAATACAGCGGCGGCTCGGGCTCGCAGTTTGTGCTGTATGAATCCACGAGTGTGGCCGCGCCGCTGAACACCTGGACGCGCACGGCGCAGATCAACCCGGGCACGCCGGGATCGTTCTCCATCACCGCAAGCGGGACGCAGAAGTTCTACAGCATCAAGAGCGAGTAG